TCGCGTCAGAACTTGCGGTTCGGGCAGCTTTCGAGCAAGTGGGATTGATACCGATTAGCTAAATTTTTGCTAGAAATAGATTTCTTGTTAAGAAACACTTCCATCTCTTTGGAGTACTTACCAAGACGAGCGTCCAGCGAACCAAACTTAATTTTAGCAAAGATATTTGTCCAACAATGGGTAGTTTTGTACAACTTTTCAGCCAACTACCGACCACCCCACAGTCCCACCCGCCGTTCCTTGGCGTCTTGCTCGATCGCTTGGTACGCCTCCTGGTTTGGGCAGTTTTCCTTGCTAGTTCGCGCCAACCCCGCTGCAAGCAGTTCAGAATTCAGGGACTTCTCCTCATCCCGGTTGGTCGTGGGTGCGAATACTTCTGCCGTTATGGTGCTGCCCTGCGATCTCACGGTCACAACGACCAGCGCTTTATCCTCTTCATCTGCCAGCTCGGTCAGTTTTTTAAGCAGCTTCCTAGCTCGATCGTCCTGTTTGGCCGCAACATCGACGCCGCACAGCTTGACCCTGTAGACCTGCCCCTGACTCATCATGTCGATCGCGCTGCCGCTGTTGATCGACTGCACAAACATCCGCTGCGTCGGCAGTCGTTCGGCGTTGCAGGCGGCGACGAAAAGTAGCGATAGCAGGAATGTGCAACGCAACACGCTAATCCCCGACATAGCACTTGGGCTCCTCTCCACCGGGACGGGAGTGGGCCGATCGACCACCGCAAGCGTTACCCCGTCGATCGATGTCGTAGGGACATTGACATCCCTGTCCCCTGGTTGGCTCCCGTAGCGGAGTGCCAGCAGTTTGGGTAGTAGGTGCGGTGGTGGGTCTGGCAGCTGGCTGTTGCGGGGTTCGCCGTCCGGCTCGGAAGTCCCAAGGCATGATTGGGCTGGACTGACTCCAGAAAGCCAATCGATTTTGTCTGGCTCCGGTTTCTGCCTGTTGGTACTGGCCACGGCTGGCATTGCATCCAGCAAAATATTGTGGATAAATAATTGCGTAGCCCTCGCGAATCATCTGTAAATTCACAGATTGGTTGGCTTTGAAGACTTCGGCAATGGTACGACCATATTGGTCGCGATTGTCGATTACCCGCAGTCGCACAGCCTGACCAGCGGGTAGAAGCTGCCCTAATCTATACCTGGCTCTTTCGCCCCAAGGTTGTTGGGAGATTTCCGG
This window of the Aerosakkonema funiforme FACHB-1375 genome carries:
- a CDS encoding thermonuclease family protein, whose amino-acid sequence is MSGISVLRCTFLLSLLFVAACNAERLPTQRMFVQSINSGSAIDMMSQGQVYRVKLCGVDVAAKQDDRARKLLKKLTELADEEDKALVVVTVRSQGSTITAEVFAPTTNRDEEKSLNSELLAAGLARTSKENCPNQEAYQAIEQDAKERRVGLWGGR
- a CDS encoding thermonuclease family protein, whose protein sequence is MKKFFSIAVAIFFLIAVPTAIAQQQSATVISVGDGDTIRVRSANQTITVRLGCIDAPEISQQPWGERARYRLGQLLPAGQAVRLRVIDNRDQYGRTIAEVFKANQSVNLQMIREGYAIIYPQYFAGCNASRGQYQQAETGARQNRLAFWSQSSPIMPWDFRAGRRTPQQPAARPTTAPTTQTAGTPLREPTRGQGCQCPYDIDRRGNACGGRSAHSRPGGEEPKCYVGD